The DNA window tggattatccaaggcatttttgtagtcaatgttttcaatacattgtgatattttggtgctaaattcataaatacagtaattacaagataacattactgtgtagtgaactactttttctgtccaatttgttgtataacatgatgttttggtacttaatttgtaaaatcataacctaatttgatgtttaataggcttttccttaatccttccttattatccaacatatttgcttatccaacgttctgccagcccgtttatgttggataagtgagactctactgtatttaaaaagctctagaatcaggacaataaataaacagcaacactaaaaaaaaaacaggtgaattccagacaggaaacaatcagggccaggtaacagctctcaacaaatgatttccccaggcaggaagtagccaggctttgaagctgcacttcaatgctaatcaaggtggccaattgcagcattcatgcttgcctccaacagacaagagttctttctcccaacctggacattattccacagatacataaaccccacttgcctagtttccaacagacctcacaacctctgaggatgcctgccatagatgtgggcgaaatgtcagaagagaatgcttctggaacatggtcatacagcctggaaaactcacagggacccagtgattccagccatggaagccttcgataatactaataataatcagATGTTGAATCATAATGCATTTATTTCtctaaacaaatttaaaataacttgagcatccatggacatCGGGATCCATGGTTTTTCCAGCCTCCCGGAGTTCTAAAATCATTAGTGGAAAATCTTTTCTCTATTCATTACCAGCACATAACCTTCTTGGTGTTGGCTCCCAAGGAGCGACATTCCCTTTCATGGGAGAATTGGTTGGGCCCTTATTTGCCACCTTTCGGCAAATCTCTTTCCATTTAGATAAGCCTTTTGCTTTTAAGTCACTGTGGCAGCACAATCTTTTAAATACAGAATGCAATACTATTATCTTTTTACGATGTTTgagtatgtttttaactgttgcaATTGTGTGTTTTTCATAGCACTGGTTGTTTAATGGTTTTGAAAACTCTTATATCAAGTGAATTGTAGCTGTTATTTGCAGGAAATAAATTACAGTAAATAAGTAAACCAACCCACACAGATGAGGACCCCAAAAGTGAGTCCCTAAATCCAAGTTGCTGTGTTGATTTGTATCTGTAAACCAGTTTTAGCACGGAAATGGTTGGTCTTTTGTATTGTTAATGGAGCTTGATGTGTCATTGGAGAACAAATCGCCCCGAAAGACTTTCTCTTGTACTAGCCAGAGTTCCTAatataaatcactagctgtgcccggccacgcgttgctgtggcgaagtctggtggtatgggaaataaagtattgaggaattgctggtagttaaggtaaagggtaaaggttttccccagacattaagtccattataaatgggttatatagctgtgtggatgggccttgagtctacactgccatataatccagttaaaatctgataatctgtattttataggcagtgtgaaagaggcctaagtgaggcctaactctgcctgtcccctgggttgagtgggttgctaggagaccaagtgggcagagattagccttctaactggcagcaattggataaaaacaattattcctctccctctaattaggactttatttttcttttctttctgttgtatgaacgtagaggcatggatgaggggttgtgctgccaagtttaatgtttctgggatgtgtagttttgttgttttgtcctaggccgaaatttcattacccttttatatatataagataatTTTAAAGTGTTACTGGGACAAACCCTTTCCTACTGTGGGGATGGCAGATGAAACCAAAGAGGTGATACCAGATTATGCCATTGCCCACTAATAGTAATTGGCCCCGAAAACACTGATTCCATTACAGCATTGGATCATATACTAAGAATAAGGCAGGGCATAATTAATTATGTTAcatgtttaatatttattatattactagctgtgcctggccacgcgttgctgtggcgttgtctggtggtgttggtgagaaattgttgaggtagtggtggtattgaatgtctgttgtatggttatcTTTATGTttcgtatgcacactgaagtggattatatggcagtgtggagtcaagataatccagtgcaaagcagataatataagattctaaatgggttttatagctgtgtggaagggcctttagtctacactgccatataatccagtttaaatctgataatctgtggaagaggcctaagtgaggcctaactctgcctgtcccctgggctaaggaggttgctaggagaccaagtgggcggagcttagcattcaaactggcagcaattggataaaaactattattcctctccttgtaattaggactttaattttcttttctttttgttgtatcaacctagagccatgaatgatgggttgtgttgtcaaatttcaaggttagaaggcctgtagttttgttgttttgtccgctgccctgatgccatcactcttttatatatatagattttttagcttgaaatattatatttattactagcttgggtacctggcgttaTTGTACAATATGCATAATTTGTAGATTAACTACATACCAGGTTAACctcgagaaactccatcagtacttacagTTTGGTATGTTGGGCACGTTCGCTctagtgtgctctctggctgtagggcaaactacaactcccactatgatgAGTCAGTACCCTCAAACCCCTTGAGTAGATCGGGttagtcatggaggttctgtgtgccaagtatagTCCACGTCCATCATCGGtgaaggtcacagtttccctggttgtgggtgaactacaactcccagaaaggaagctttttttcatgtcaggagcaacttgagttgcttctggagtgagagaattggccatctgcaaggacgttgcccaggggacgcccagttgttttgatgtttttaccatccttgtgggaggcttctctcatgtctctgcatggagctggagctgacagagggagctcatccacgctctccccgggtgggattcgaacctggcagccttcaggttggcaacacaaccttcaagtcacgaggctttaatccactacgccatcgagggccacagaaaggaaggtcagttccccccaaaatcCTTCGGTAATCAAATGTcggcatatttattatttattttatatatttacaacatttataccccgcccttctcacccgaggggactcagggcggcttacaaaaattggcaaaatttaatgcccaaaatacaatcataaaaacaaaacaatataaacagatctattaataacattgttaaaacacattataaaaaccttaaaaacgtatatataattaattccattcgtccgagatcctcgtgcttcatccttaaatcagggacgtgtgtcaggtttggtctagatccattggtgtttgggttcacagtactgtctggatgtaggtgaactacaactcctccaaatcaaggtgaattttccccagagacctccagtatttttggtcGGTCAGGGGACTCTGTGagccaagtttagtccaaatccatctttggtggaattcacagtgctcattgattgtaggtgaactataaatcccagtatctccAATTCCAAAatgcccaggccaattcccctcaaatcccaccagtattcagatgtGGGCATATccggtatgtgtgccaagtttggtccagatctgtcattgtttGGGTTCTTAGTGCGCtgtggatgtagatgaactacaactcctctaaatctctccaaagacctccagtgttttttgccggtcatgggggttctgtgtgccaagttagttccaggtccatcattggtggagttcagagtgctcttagattgcaggtgaactatacatcccagtacctacaactcctataacttatggtgaattctccccaaacccctccagtatgttcagctgctgatcaattcctctgtttgctgtttgccatagaaaagaataggaaagggttatgggagaggcagtgggcgaggTCATGCTAATTCCACGCCGATGGCGAGAGCAAGGAACACTGAGATGTCTATGGTGAAGGAAACCAGAAAACCTAGGTTGAAATTATCCCCgtatgaaagctttcacttggaTGGTGGGCAGGATGatatttgtggaggacattggcagggctcttggacatgttcacggtgctTGTTACAACTTTcagtgtcattggagggaaggccattggtgtctcctgagtagtgggagctagagctatttgtggaagtgggcgcttgtctgtgaaagtggacaccccagccacaaacatacatacatatcacttttattatgtgtatagatattaaaaaggtaaaggtttcccctgacgttaagtccagacatgtctgactctggggtttggtgctcatctccatttctaagccgaagagccggcattgtccatagacacctccaaggtcatgtggccagcatgacttcatggagcgccattaccttcccgccggagcggtacctattgatctactcacattggcatgttttcgaactgctaagttggcaggagctggagccacagcgggtgctcactccgttcccaggatttgaacctgggacctttcggtctgcaagtttagcagctcagcatgtataatatttattatattatattctaactttcaatattatatttatttattatatatttgtaatatttattatttatttatttatataatagattttttttttcgtgtcaggagcaccttgagttgcttctggagtgagagaattggccgtctgcaaggacgttgcccaggggacacccggatgttttgatgttttaccatccttgtgggaggcttctctcatgtccccgcatggagctggagctgatagagggagctcatccgtgctctccccgggtgggattcgaacctggccgccttcaggtcagcaacccaacctttaagtcacaaggcttttatcccctaggccactggaggctccacaaTAGATAAATAATAGAGCATTGGATTCTGTAATttttgttagtacagtagagtctcgcttatccaacgttctggattatccaacacatttttgtagtcaatgttttcaatacatcgtgatattttggtgctaaattcgtacatacagtaattacaacatagcattactgcgtattgaactactttttctgtcaaatttatggtataacatgatgttttggtgcttaatttgtaaaataataacctaacttaatgtttaataggcttttccttaatctctccttattattcaacatattcacttatccaacgttctgccagccagtttacgttggataagcgagaccctactgtatatctCAAAACCTTCAACTGAATTTTCTGCTTACAAAAACTTTTAATGCTCATTCTCTGCTTAGCTGTAACCTTTTTAGCAGGATCAGCGCTAGGAGCTTGGTAATAAggggctggagaaacacagacttttgTAGTTTATGTGTTTGCGGCAAACAATGTAATAAAGCTTCAGATGGGAAAGAGTAGACTCCAACTCCTGCTGATCCTAGTGTAGCCAGCCATATGTGCCTTTCTACAACAGGCAAAggaaacagcagctgcctccacaACATTTGTATGCAAGGGATGTTGGGTGGAGCCCACAGAGACAGACCTGTTGTTTTTGATGCCACTGATGAcccccctttctctccttctgttCCAGCCTTGTATGGACTGTGGTCCTCGCCCGCAGCCATGGGGAAGATGCTATCCAAGATCTTTGGCAACAAAGAGATGAGGATCCTGATGCTGGGCCTGGACGCTGCCGGGAAGACCACCATCCTGTACAAGCTCAAGCTGGGCCAGCCAGTGACCACCATCCCCACCGTCGGCTTCAACGTGGAGACGGTGACCTACAAGAACGTCAAGTTCAACGTCTGGGACGTTGGGGGCCAGGACAAGATCCGCCCCCTCTGGAGACACTACTACACCGGCACCCAGGGGTTGATTTTCGTGGTGGACTGCGCCGACCGCGACCGGATCGACGAAGGGCGGCAGGAGCTCCACCGCATCATCAACGACCGGGAGATGCGGGACGCCATCATTCTGGTCTTTGCCAACAAGCAGGACCTCCCCGACGCCATGAAACCTCACGAGATCCAAGAGAAACTGGGGCTCACGCGCATTAGGGACAGGAATTGGTACGTCCAGCCCTCATGCGCCACGTCGGGCGAAGGACTCTACGAAGGTTTAATGTGGCTTACTTCCAACTACAAATCGTAATAATTCTAGGGCCATAcaaatctatataaatatatttctatataatTTGCGCGCACACAAAAGAAATCTCTAACCAATGAACCCTAGAACATATATTCTCTTCTGTcaattcccccttttcctcctcagtacttttgttgttgcttttcttTACAAAAGAAATATCTCTAGCTGGAGTGGAACATTTCACCGGAGGTGTTGGTTTCCTTCCGAGTGCTGTGGGGTGCCTTTGGGATCTGTGCAGATCGGGGAGAAGTGGGGAAAGATAGCTGGGGTTGCGTGGCCTCCCGGTTCTCTTTTCTCATCCGTCTCCTGTGGTTCTCCAACCTGTGGTGTCTCTTAGTTGGTTTTACCCTGGATTGACTTGGATAGAAGTTTGGCCAAACCGGTGTTGTGTTGGATTTGTGGCGGTGTTTTGATCTGGAGCCCAGATCTTTTAAGGGAAACAAAAGTCTCCAATTAAGAGTCCACTTTTGGTTCAATGTGGATAGTTGCCTCAGCCCTTTTCTTGCAACCCGGGTTGCCGGAGGAGACCATGGGCGCAGTATTAATTCTCTCTTGTCACATTCTGCGATGACACGAGGTTCATTGGCTGGAACGCCTTGCCGTCGCAGACCGCCTCCTCTTAACACACCCATCCCGTTGCTCGGGTTCCCTCCTTGTTCCTTGACCTGCTCAACCTGCCTGGCGTGGAAGAGGCAAGGATGTGCATGCCCCCGGCCTGGCCAAACCAGTTTCCCCACCACAAGATGGGTGGGAAGGAAGAAACCACCGGTCGGAGAGGTAGCAAGCGCCCTCTCCCTGCATCCTAAGCAGCAATCTCAGCTTTCCGAAGAAGGCTTGAGTTATAAAAGCATgaatgggttttttttggtttaagAAGGGACATTCTGGATTGCCTTTTGCGGGTTGTCCCAGTTCCACTTGCTTTGCTTCTATAATTTCCTTGCAGGACTGAATGGATAAGGGGGCTTGTTCTGCTTTGGGTTACGTTTTGATTCCTTTGTCTCTTTTCTGTTGTAAAATTGTGCTTTCCGAAAGAAAGTAGATCTGTATCCATTCTGTTAAGCATTGGTTCTGACCCTCCCTGGACCACACACTCTTGCCAAATGTCCTGTGGAAAAGAGCCATTACTTAATTGAACTTTTTCTTCGGATCATTGGGTTGAGCTCATCTTCTGCCCTGGAAAGTAAGACCTCTTCTTTCAGAGATGAGGTTTGAGTTGGCTACTAGTTGTTATGGAGCTTCATCTCCCATCAGTCCTACAGCTCATGTCGAGCCAGGAATGCTAGATGTAATCCGGCAACATCCAGACGACGGTGTAATACTCATCCCAGTTCTACCTGATTGGAGGCAGGGTGTGTACCTCTTTGTGTGCGTTGAGCAACGTACTCACAATTGTCAAATTCGGTTCCCAGCCGCAGATTTGGATGCCTTCCAAGGGTTGGCTGCGGAGGTGTTTTTCCtttatgtgtttgttttaatTCTAATCTTATTAATGAAGCTGATCGTACGTGGCCCGTTCGGGTGTGCACCGTCTTCCCAGAGCCAAACCCAAACGAAGGGACCAAGgagttaactttttttaaaaaatacatatatattctatGTTCATGTTACTTGTCACCAGTTTCCCTGTTTTACGAAGCTGTTCCTCTGTTTGAGACGAATTTTTAAGAAGCGGAGATTGGCAGAAGAGCATTCCATGGCATCGGGAATAAAtgcttgtcgaaggctttcgtgtccggaatcactgagttgatgtgagttttccaaactgcatggccatgttccagaagcattctctcttgacgtttcgcccacatctacggcaggcatcctcacaacctctgaggatgcctgccgtagatgtgggcgaaacgtcaggagagaatgcttctccccacagcccggaaaactcacagcaacccattttccAAACTGTTCATTTTAAGACAGAAAGGCTGTTTTGTCTGTTCTCCTCCCAACGCGAATACTCAGGGAGCACCTGTGTTTTCCATTCTCCTCCTTactcttctcctttccttttgcacTCGGTCGGTTCTTTGGTTTACGTGTTAAATTCTGCTTTGAAGCCTTCCTTTTTGCTCTTCGAACCAAAGGCTTGATTAAAACCGTTCCCTTCCTTTAAGATCAAACTtggttggtttttgttttgttgagaAAATTTGACTTTCTAACAATACCCGGCATGAGTAAACTTTGGTCCTCtttaagtgttttggatttcaactcccaccattcctaacagcctcaggccccttccttttccccctcagccgcttaagcggctgagggggaaaaggaaagggcctgaggctgttaggaatggtgggagttgaaatccaaaacacttaaagaggaccaaagtttgcccaggcctgcaatATACACAAGAGGATCCCTATACTGTTTACTTTTTTCCAAGAATTGGGCACACTTTGGAGGCTGCTCCATATTCCTTTAGTGGTGTGTTGCTTCACTTTGAGGGGCTTCTTGGCACGACCCATGGCCCGGGCGCTGTCCCTGCCCAAGAAATGGCACCGTCTCTTTCCTGCCAAGTTCCTGGGTGTGATCGCTTTTGGAGAAAACATGACTCACGTCTCCCACTAGAAATGCCTCCTCCACCATCTCGATGCAGGGAGTCACCCTGCTGAGCCAGTCAAAGTCacatcttccttctcctcccccacGATATTGCCGTTCCTTGCCATGCTGACATCTGTATTTATCATCCCCTCCTTGCGGTAATcggtgcctttaaaaaaaaattaggatgGGGAAGCTTGGGTTCCCTTCCTGTTGAAAGTTGTAGTTTCATTGCTTCCCCTTTTCAATGGCTTTCAAGCTTACCAAGTTTGGGGACAGATCGTGCAGAGAATTCTCCATCCTATCGTGCAGTGATTCTTAATTTGTATCGGCTGGAAATGTTGGGAAAGTATAGTCCAACacaccattacagtagagtctcacttatccaacactcgcttatccaacgttctggattatccaacgcttttttgtagtcaatgttttcagtacatcatgatattttggtgccaagtttgtaaatacagtaatttctacatagcattactgtgtattcaactactttttctgtcaaatttgtggtataacatgatgtttcggtgcttaatttgtaaaagcataacctaatttgatgttgaggcttttccttaatccctccttattatccaacatattcacttatctaacgttctgccggcccgtttatgttggataagtgagactctactgtacttctgaatGTGTTTCCCCCTTTGCTCCCCGTTTACTCtccaaaactacagtagagtctcacttatccaacataaacgggccagcagaagcttggataagcaaatatcttggataataaggaaggattaaggaaaagcctattaaacatcaaattacattatgattttacaaattaagcaccagaacatcaagttatacaacaaatttgacagcaaaagtagttcaacacacagtaatgttatgttgtaattactgtattaatgaatttagcaccaaaatatcacgatatattgaaaacattgactacagaaatggcttggataatccagaggcttggataagcgaggcttggattagtgagactgtaTTTCCATtgccttgtgttgtcaaaggctttcatggccgggatcacagggttgttgtatgtcttttgggctgtgtggccatgttccagaagtattctctcctgacgtttcgcccacatctatggcagggtatctatggcatacctcacaacctctgaggatgcctgccatagatgtgggtgaaacatcaggagagaatacttctggaacatggccacacagcccgaaagacatacaacaaccctatttccaTTGCCGTTTGGGGATCTGGCGATCGAAGCGAGGGGGAATTAGAATCAGGTGACCACCATCTGCTTAGGCGCCGGAGATAATCCAATTTCCACGGCACGGAATAAGTGCGACACGGACATGGCTTTGGGGTTTCACGTGATGCGAATGTGAGGCTGCAGGGTTGCCCGTCTGTTTAGTCTGTCCTCTTTCCAACGGCTCAATATCATAACTCTTCCTTGTCGGGAGCCAATGTAGTTCAAAAAATATTGCTTTGAGCTGTTTTCTCCCAGGATTAATCCCTTTGATCTGCAGTTTAAACGGGTCAGAATAGGGTTTTCCTTACACCCCAAATCCTCAAGTGTTTGGGTGTGAAATGCCAATGGACGCTACTTTTGGAAACATAGAAATGtatgcgttgtcgaaggctttcatggctgaaatcacaggggtgttgtgtgttttccgggctgtatggccatgttccagaagtattctctcctgacgttttgcccacatctatggcaggcatcctcacaacctctgaggatgcctgccatagataatcatcatcatcatttaattacttattaaccaccctccatccacgatgctctaggccaggggtccccaaactaaggcccgggggccacatgcggcccatcgaagccatttatccggcccccacggcacaaaggcagaagggggttgggctaaatgacccaagggttctcttcttcctttccaactattattattattattattattattattattattattattatcattgaggctgggaggccatctgtcaggggtgctttgcttgtgcttttggtgcccaaaagcagaaggggattggactcaatggcccaaagggtctcttctaatcctcattattattattattattattattattattattattattattattgcttggtggacaactatagtccggccctccaacaatccgaaggatcatgaactggcccccagtttaaaaagtttggggaccctgctctaggcgatttacaagataaaattgtaaaggataaaaata is part of the Anolis carolinensis isolate JA03-04 unplaced genomic scaffold, rAnoCar3.1.pri scaffold_10, whole genome shotgun sequence genome and encodes:
- the LOC134293840 gene encoding ADP-ribosylation factor 6-like, with the translated sequence MGKMLSKIFGNKEMRILMLGLDAAGKTTILYKLKLGQPVTTIPTVGFNVETVTYKNVKFNVWDVGGQDKIRPLWRHYYTGTQGLIFVVDCADRDRIDEGRQELHRIINDREMRDAIILVFANKQDLPDAMKPHEIQEKLGLTRIRDRNWYVQPSCATSGEGLYEGLMWLTSNYKS